The following are encoded in a window of Atribacterota bacterium genomic DNA:
- a CDS encoding molybdopterin-binding protein, with protein MKISARNMLKGKVKAITEGAVNDEVIIGLPNGLEITSVITKSSVHNLALEVGKEVYAVIKASNVMIAVDE; from the coding sequence ATGAAAATAAGCGCCAGAAATATGCTCAAAGGCAAAGTCAAAGCCATTACTGAAGGAGCCGTTAATGATGAGGTGATTATTGGATTACCCAATGGTTTGGAAATTACTTCTGTCATTACCAAATCTTCTGTCCATAACTTGGCATTGGAAGTAGGTAAAGAAGTATATGCAGTTATCAAAGCTAGTAATGTGATGATAGCGGTTGATGAGTAA